Proteins encoded in a region of the Oenanthe melanoleuca isolate GR-GAL-2019-014 chromosome 27, OMel1.0, whole genome shotgun sequence genome:
- the LOC130263861 gene encoding feather keratin 1-like, protein MSCYTPCRPCQPCGPTPLANSCNEPCVRQCQDSTVIIEPSTVLVTLPGPILSSFPQNTAVGSSTSAAVGSILSSQGVPISSGGFGLSGLGSGLCGTRSFPC, encoded by the coding sequence ATGTCCTGCTACACCCCGTGccggccctgccagccctgcggccccaccccgctggccaacagctgcaatgagccctgtgtcaggcagtgccaggactccACTGTCATCATTGAACCCTCAACAGTGctggtgaccctgcctggccccatcctcagctccttcccacagaacacCGCCGTGGgatcctccacctctgctgctgttggcagcatcctcagctctcAGGGAGTGCCCATCAGCTCTGGGGGCTTTGGCCTCTCAGGCTTGGGCAGTGGCCTCTGTGGCACCAGGTCCTTCCCCTGCTAA